The genomic interval TTTGGTGGTTGTTTGTGGGTTGGATGCCATTGTATCTTCATTCTAAATATGGGTTCAGTATTGTAGAAATTGGTTCAACCATTTGGATCTCTTATTTAGGAGGAATGGCTGGAAGTATCATTGGTGGTTGGTATTGTGGTAAGTTAATTGAAACTAAGTCAGTTGATGCTGCTAGGAAAATTACAATAGGAATTGGTTGTGCGTTGATCTTAATGGGGCTTTTAGGAATTATCTTTTTGGTTGACGGTGATAGCGCTATGAGTTTTATATACATCGTTGCATTGGTATTATTTGGTTTTCAATTCGCAATTGGAAACTTGCAAACCTTATCTAGCGACTTGTTCAAAGGACCATCTGTGGGGACTTTAGCAGGTTTAGCAGGAAGTGTGGGAGCTGTATCGGTAATTATTATGAACTGGTTAATACCAAAAATTACAACAGTATCTTATACACCTGCATTTATTATTATAGCAGTATTGGCTCCGTTGACAATTGGTTCCATTATGTTTTTAATAAAAAAGATACAACCTGTAGCGTAATAATAGACGGAATAGATAATAGAGAAAAAACAAGGATTTTAAATAATTAAAATAGATTGAAAATGGGTAATTTAAATGGAAAAGTTGCAGTAATTACTGGTGCAACTGGAGGAATTGGTTTTGCAGTAGCAAAAAGATTAGGGAAAGATGGATATACTGTAATTTTAAATGGTATTGATGACGCAACTGGCGCTGAAAAAGTGGCAGAGCTTACTGCTGACGGAATTACTGCTGAATACTACGGATTTGACATGACAAATGCTGATGCTGTAACTGAAAATATTACTAAAATTGGTCAAAAATACGGGAAAATTGATGCTCTTATTAATAATACTGGTGGTATCGGTGTTAGAGCTAGATTTGAAGATATGACCAACGAAGAATACAAATTCGTAATGGCTTTGAATCTTGATTCGGTATTTTATGCTTCAAGAGCAGCTATCCCTTTCTTGAAAAAAGGTGAAAATGCATCTATCATAAACTATACTTCAAATGCAGCATGGAATGGTGCAGGTCCTGGAGCTGGTGTTTATGCAGTATCAAAAGGTGGAGTTCAATCTATTACAAGAGCTTTAGCTAAAGATTTAGCGGAGTACGGAATTAGAGTTAATGCGGTATCTCCTGGTACGATTGATACTCCTTTTCACGCTCAAATTAAAGCTACTAAGCCAGAAGTTTTTGCTTCTTGGAAAAGCAGTGTATTGTTAGGTAGATTAGGTGAGCCTGAAGAAGTTGCTGGTGTTATATCTTTCTTAGTAAGTGATGATGCTTCTTTCTTGACAGCTGAAACTATCCAAATTGGTGGTGGTCAAGCATTAGGAATATAATAACTTAAGAATTGGGCTTATGTTTTATCATGTAGCCCAAATTTCTATTATCGGTATTTAGATCGTCATTTCACAAAATAGCGGTCTTATGTGAATGTATTCACAATTGGCAGGTTGAGAAAACCATAAAGTCTTTTTAAGTCATTGTCGTGACGCTTATTGAGATGGTGGATTATTTCTTAGACTGTAATAAATAAGGTAAATTGCAATCGAATTTTGCTTAAATGCTAAAATAAATTAATTTACACTAAAAAAATGGTTATTTTTGAACCGATTTAAGATAAAAAGCAAAGGTTTTCTTTGCTTTTTATCTTTATAGTTAATTGTATTTTTTAATCAATTTGGAATTAGATAAGATGAAAAAAGTAATCACTTTTGGTGAAATTTTACTCCGTTTATCAACGGATAGACATTTGAGATTTTCTCAAGCAGAATCTTTCAAAGCTACTTATGGTGGTGGTGAATTTAATGTAGCTGTGTCATTAGCTAATTATGGTATGAATGCAGAATATGTTACTAAAATTCCTAAAAATGAATTAGGAATTAGTGCTTTGCAGGAAATGCGTAAATTGGACGTAGGTTGCAATAACGTATTGTTTGGTGGTGATCGATTAGGGATCTATTTCCTAGAAACAGGTACTAGTACACGTGCTAGTAATGTAATTTATGATAGAGCAAATAGCTCAATGTCTACCTTGAAAAAAGGTGAAATTAACTGGAGAGAAATTCTTAAAGGGGCTACTTGGTTTCATTGGAGTGGAATTACTCCAGCATTGTCTGAAGATTCAGCTGAGGCTTGTATGGAAGCTATTGAGATTGCTCACGAAATGGGATTGACTATTTCTACCGATTTGAATTACCGTGCAAAACTATGGAATTATGGTAAGCAACCTAAAGAAGTTATGCCTGCCATGTTAAAATATAGCAATGTAATCTTAGGAGACATTGATACTGCTTATTTTATGTTAGGACTTGACAAAGTGGATCCAGATTATAGTAAAGGAGAGCTTTTGCCGGATTTGTATGACACCATTTTTAAACTGTGTCCTGAAATGCAATATGTAGCCACTACTTTGCGCTATTCGGTTAGTGCTTCGCATCAACGTATTGGTGGTGTAATGTATGACGGTAAAAAAATATATAATGCTGATGTTCAGGAAGTAACGCCAGTTGTAGACAGGGTAGGAAGTGGCGATGCCTTTATGGGCGGATTAATCTATGGTTTGAACGAAGAACCTTTAGACAAACAAAGAGCTTTGAACTTTGCGGTTGCAGCTTGTTGTTTGAAACACACTATTTCTGGTGATTATAATTTAGTAACAAAAGGTGAAATCGAAAAATTGCTTACAGGTGATTTTTCTGGAAAAGTTTCAAGATAAATATAAAAAATATGGCTCAATTTACAAGAATAGAAGTAGCACAAGTAATGAAAGAAACAGGACTTGTTCCATTGTTTTATCATAAAGATATTGAAGTTAGTAAAACAGTTTTGAAAGCTTGTTATGATGGTGGTGCTCGATTACTAGAATTTACAAGCAGAGGTGATTTTGCTCATGAAATTTTTTCAGCATTAGTTAAATATGCAGTTGCAGAATTGCCAGGAATGGTTTTGGGTGTTGGTTCTGTTACCGATGCTGCTGCAGCTTCATTGTATATGCAATTGGGAGCAAATTTTATTGTTACTCCAGTTCTTAGAGAGGATATAGCTATTGTGTGTAACCGTCGTAAAGTGATGTGGTCACCAGGTTGTGGTTCGTTAACTGAAATTGCAAAAGCGGAAGAAATGGGATGCGAAGTAGTAAAATTATTCCCTGGAGAATTATATGGTCCAGCTTTTATCAACGGAATCAAAGGGCCTCAGCCTTGGACTACTATTATGCCAACTGGTGGAGTTTCGCCTACTAAAGAAAGCTTAACAGAGTGGATCACTGCAGGTGCTGTTTGCGTAGGTATGGGTTCAAAATTAATCAAAGCAGATGCTCAAGGTAATTTTGATACCGCAAAGATTGAAGCATTGACTAGAGAATGTATTGATATCATTAAAGACTTGAAAAAATAAAATTTTTTTTGAAATAGTATTGGTCGAAAGACTAATAATTATAATATCCCAACTTACAGGTAATTTGTAGGTTGGGATTTTTTTTGCATTTTAATAATGCTTTTTCCTGTTAATGAGTTGAGCTAAATTTTCATGACTATTACAGGTGGATTTAGTGTTTAATGAAATAATTATAATGATTTAATTGTGCAGTATGTTTATTTGTTTTAAATGATTTTAAGTTTTAAAGTATTAAAAATAAGGTTAATAGATTATATGTAGCGCTTTTTTTTCTTTTTCGAATATATAAATGACCTAATAATTCACGTATTTAATGATATTTTTAGCTAAGCCAATGAAATGTTAATGTTTTTTGAGTTTCTATTTCGTCTGCAGGCCTTGGTTTTGCTGAATTGTTAGTTTTTTTACTAAGGCAATATTTTTATGAGGGATTTTTTCAATTTTCAATCTTTTTATGTGGAAATAAATATGAATTTTTAGATTATTGGTATTAAAATTTTTTTAACATAAAAATAAGGCTTATATTTGGAAAACCAGATTGGTTAATCAGTTTAACAAACCAATATGGTTTAATTAGTAACCAATAAAACTTTGTCTATAAATGAAATGCAAAATTTAATTTAGAAGGTTTTTCTATCCTTTATTCAATCAATTTAATCACTAACAAATCAACTATGAATTTTAAAATTAAACTTAGTTTAATGCTTATGATGATATTTAATATATCGTTATTTGCGCAAGGCGGATATACTTTATCCGGTACAGTACTAGATGCTGGAAAAATGCCAATTCCGGGTGCAAATGTTGTTATCGCCAATTCAACCAAAAGTGCGGCAACAGACTTCGATGGAAAATTTCAATTGGAAGTTAAAAAAGGAGATGTACTTCAATTTTCGTACATAGGATTTAAAATGCAATCAATAACTATTACAAACCAAAAGACACTCAACGTTGTTCTGGTTGATAGTTCAAATGAACTAGAAGAAATTGTTATTGTGGGGTATGGTTCCCGAAAAAAGAGCGATATCACAGGAGCTGTTTCTTCTATTAAATCGGAAGAAATTAACGCATTTCCTTTAGCAAGTGCAGAGCAAGCTCTTCAAGGTCGTGCAGCTGGTGTAGTTGTTCAATCAAATAATGGTGGTGAGCCGGGAGCTCCTATTAGTATTAAAGTTAGGGGGAATACTTCTATTAATGCAGCTAGTGACCCACTTATTGTTGTTGATGGTTTTGTAGGTGCTACTATGCCGCAAGCAAGCGATATTCAATCTATTGAGGTATTGAAAGATGCATCAGCAACTGCCATCTATGGTTCTAGAGGTTCCAATGGTGTAGTTATGGTAACTACAAAAAAAGGTAGAAGTGGTAAATTAACAGTTGAGATGAATACTAACTATTCTGTTCAAAATACTTCAAACAGACTAGATTTATTAAATGCAGCTGAGTTTATTACTTATAAAAAAATAACAAATCCTAGTTTTGTTGCAGGAACTGCAGATACAGATTGGCAAGATTTACTATATAAGACAGGAAGTACTCAAAATCATCAATTTTCGTTTTCAGGTGGAAGTGATAAAATCAACTTTTATGCTTCGGCTAATTATTTTAAACAAGATGGAGTTATTATCAATTCTGACTTTGAAAAATTAACTTTCTTGTCGAACATTGATGCTCAAGTTACAGATAAATTAAAATTAGGTTTTAACCTTTTTAGCAGTAGATCTACTAAAAATGGAGTTCCTACACAATCAAATGGTTTAACAGCCAATGGTGGTGGAGATGATGTGATTTCGTTAATGTTTAGATTTAGACCTGATTATGGAGTAAAAGACCCTATAACTGGATTAAATACAACGGATAATATTGCTGATGAAGTTGATAATCCGTATGCTATCGCTACTGAAGCTGTAAATAATACTAAAGCAGACATCAATAGATCAAACTTATATGCAAATTATGATGTTTTGAAAAATCTTACTTTTAAAACTACTTTTGGTTTTAGTACAACAAATGAAACAGTTGGGTCTTTTAGACCTTCAACATTGCTAGTTACTGCAGGTAGAGGTACAGGTGGAAAAGCAGGAATTGCAAATCTTAAAAAATCAGACATATTGACAGAGAGTTACTTGACTTATAATAAAGAAGTAGGAAAAGGGACTTTAAGCTTATTGGCAGGATATTCTTATCAAAAAACAACTTCAGAAAGATTTTCTGCGGGTGCTCAAAAACTTACTGATGATAGTTTTTCTTACTATAATTTAGCTGGTAGTGCAGTTACCGTATTACCTACTTCCTCTTTTACAGAACAGGAAATTGAATCTCAGTTTGGAAGATTAAATTATGATTACAATGACAAATATTTGTTGACTGCTACTGTTAGAAGAGATGGGGCATCAAATTTTGCTGCAAATGAAAAATATGCCATTTTTCCTTCTGGTGCTTTGGGTTGGAAAGTTTCAAATGAAGATTTTTTAAAAGATAGTCAAACTGTTTCAAACTTAAAGTTAAGAGCGAGTTATGGTGTAACAGGTAACCAAGCAATTTCAGCTTATCAGTCGTTACCAAGTTTAAGTACTCTATATGCCGGGATTGCCAATGTACCTGTAGGTGCGGTTGTGCCAAATCAAGCTGCAAATCCAAATTTGAAATGGGAATCGTCTTATCAAACAAATATTGGTTTGGATTTAGGTTTGTTGAATAATAAAATTTCACTTTCATTAGATTATTATAACATTGACACAAAGGATCTTTTATTAGCAGATGCAAGTCAACCAGAATATCTTGGTTTTTTGACTTTAGCAAGTATTAGAAACGTTGGGGAGATTAATAATAAAGGTTTTGAAGTTTCGTTGAATACCAAAAATATAACTGGTCAAGATTTTAGATGGACTACAGATTTTAACTGGTCTACAAATAAAAATAAGGTAGTTAAATTGATTGGTGGTATTGATGTAATTCAGAATGCTGCACCAGGTTTCTTTAGCAATCAAGCAGGTACACATATTTTAAGAGAAGGTGAAGCTGCAGGTGTATTTTATGGTTGGGATTATCAAGGTGTTTACCAAGGTGGTACTTTACCAGCAGGTACAGCTACTACAGCTAATGCCGCAACACGTCAAGCAGGAGATCCATTGTTTATAGATGTAGATGGAAGTGGTACTATTACTACGACTGATAGAAAAATTATAGGTGATCCTAATCCAGATTGGAATATGGGTATTACTAATAACTTTAGCTACAAAAACTTTGACTTGAATATCTTTTTTCAAGGATCTTACGGTGGGGATATTTTTAACCTTACCAGAGCACAGTTGTTTAGAGGAAGTTCAAATGCACTTAAAGAAGTTCTAAATGCATGGACACCTACAAACACAAACACAGATATACCTCGTGTTATAGCTGATAGAAGAGAGATTTCTTCTCGATTTGTAGAAGACGGAAGTTATATTAGACTTAAAAATATCGCATTAGGATATAATTTACCAGATAACATTATTGAAAAGTTAGGATTAGAGAACCTTAGGTTATCTATAAGTGCACAGAATTTGTTAACTTTTTCAAAATACTCAGGTTTAGATCCTGAAGTGAGTTATTTTGGTTCTGGTTCTGGATCTACAGGACAAGCTAATACAACGAAAGGGTTTGATTTTGGAAATTTTCCAACAGTTAAATCATGGAATTTTAGTCTTAGTTTAAAATTTTAATATAAAATAAAAATATCGGAAAATGAAAAAATATAAATATATATTCGTGTTGGTAGGACTATCAATAATGGGATGTTCGGATTTAGAAGAAAAACCTGTTGGCTTATTAACCCCTGAGACTTTTTTTACGTCTGTAGATAAAATACAATTAGCGGTAAATGGAGCTTATGGTCATATGCAACATAGGAACTTTATGTCTAGAGAGATGTCGATGTCACTTATGTTAGCTAGTGATATGGTCGATCTTAATGTAAATGTTACAAACCCTGAAAGAGTTCAGTTTAATACTTTAGCTCTTCAAGCTGATAATGCAAATATTGCTGTATATTGGCCGAAATGCTATCAAATTATTGGTGCTTGTAATGACGCTATTGCAGGAGCTGATTTAGTTACAGCAGATCAAACTGCGAAAAACCCAATTGTGGCTCAGGCTCGTTTTATAAGAGCATTTGTGTATTTCCATTTAGTGAGACAATTTGGAGCTATTCCTTACCTTGAAGCGCCAGTAACAGATGTTATTGCGGCAGGTTCAATTAGTAAGACTCCAGTTGCAGATGTGTACGCAAAAATCATTGTAGATTTACAGTTTGCTAAAGAATGGTTGCCGAATTTTCAGACAGCTAGAGCGATGCCTGCTAAATCAGCAGCAAGTGCTTATTTGGCTTCAGTTTATTTAACAATGGGGCAATATGACAACGCTAATTATCAAAAAGCCTATGATGAGGCGAAAGATTGTATATCAAAAGAAGGGATTTATAAGTTAGGTTTAGAAGCAAATTTTCAAGATGTATTTGATACTTCTAAAACAGATGCTTCTCTTGAACCAATATTTGTAATAGATTTTATTGGTACGTCTGACGGAGATCAAGGAAGAGATTATCAAGCAGCATTTACAGGTATTAGAGCTGATGAACAATATGGTTCTGGTGGAGGTTGGTCTGTAGAGGTTCCATCTTTAAGCGTGTATACTAGTTGGAATGACCTTGACTATAGAAAAGCAGTTAGTTTTGATGCTACAGGAGTTTTTAAAGGTGTAAGACAACCATATACTAATTTTAAAACTTACTATAGTGCTGGTGATAACCGTCCGCATATTGCAAAGTATACTCGTAAAGCAGGTACAGCTTTAGAAGGAAATGGTAGAAACACAAAAAGCAATTACTTAATGATGCGTTATGCGGAGCTGTTGTTGATTGGCGCTGAAGCGGCGAATGAAGTAGGGCAAACAGGTGACGCAAATACATGGATAAATAGAGTAAGAGCAAGAGCAAGATCAGGTGGAGGTTTGATTACAGCTAGTGCTTTCCCAGCAGATGTTTCAGGATTAACTAAAGATGCTTTTAGAACAACAGTTCTTGATGAGCGTAAGTGGGAACTTGCTTTTGAGTTTTCAAGATGGTATGACATCGCAAGAAGAAATTTAGGACCAACAGTATTTGCAGCTGGTGGATTTGAAGGAGCTAAGTCTGGCTTTAATCCAACTAGAAATTACTTGTTTCCATTACCAGCAAATGAGTTAACTAGAAACCCTAAGTTATTGCCTCAAAACCCTGGTTATAATTAATTAAGGTCTTAGAATAAGTTTGCTTTGGGTTTATGGTATTGAATGGTAAGCCTAAAGTCAAACTAATTAAGAAAGTTGTTATTTAGTGAATAATACTATAAAAGGATGATTATAAATTTATGGACTATTCTATATGGTCCTTCGGAATAAAATTAATTTGCTTTTTATAAGATATACTGACATGAATTTCATGTTAGTATATCTTTTTTTTGTAGAAATTTTCAGAACAGATCTGAAGATGATTACGTTATAGCTGTAGCGTTTAGTAGGAATTGTTGCGGTTTATTTTGAATAAGTAATCGTAATCGTGTACGTTATTATTTCTTATTGAAAGAATAGCCCTAAAGCTGGAATAATCATAGTTGGCGTTAAAAAAAAAACTATTTTAAATCAAGAAAGTGAATTTTTAGTAAGACCTAAAATGTATTTAATTAAAAAATATTAGAATGAAAAAAAATAGTGCCATTGTGCTTTTGTTATTATCGTTTACACTAATAATACAAGCTCAAGAAATCCCGATAGAAAAGCTAAACACACAATTAACAGAAAATACTAAGCGATATTCTAAATCAATTTTAGAAAATGAAATAAAAGGGATTCATGTTGAACAAATATCTTTTACTGGTAAAAGTGGATTGGTGGATTATTCCAAGGAAGGTTACAGAACAATCTACTTGTTTTTTAAAGGAAAGGGAACTGTAAAGGCAGCTAATAAAAAGTATGAGATTGTGCCAGAAACGATTTTGTTGCCCAATGTAGCCAAAAGCATTACAATCAAAACTGCAAAAAATGACACCTTACATTATTTGAAAATTGTAACCAAACTTTCTGCTCAAGACCTCATTGAGTTAAAAGAATTCTCTGCTGAAAGCACTCAGAATGTATATTATGCAAAATTTACAGATTGCAAGCCTTATACCGAACCAATCAAAAGTCCAAACACGATCAGTCGCACGATAATGCCCAACAAAATTATTCCTAGAATAGCGATGGGAACCGTGCAAACAAAAGGTCCGGATAAAGTAGGTGCTCATAAACACCCCATGTTAGAGCAATTATTTTTGAGTCTTTCCAAAAACAACTGTGTAGTGTACGCTGATGATGCTAAGATGGCTTTACCTGAATACGCGTTACTTCATATTCCATTAGGTTCGATGCATTCTGTTTCTGTAGAAAAAGATGATGTACTATATTATGTCTGGATGGATTTCTTTATGGACAGTAAAGGGGAAGAATGGTTAAAAACACATAATGTTACCGAAGACAAGAAAAAATAAGTGCATAATTTATGATTGTGTCAAATCGCTATCATACAAGAATCCCAACCTACATCAATTTTGTAAGTTGGGATTCTTTATATTTCATGATAGTGTATGTTTAATTCAATAATTCCAATATTTTGGGTGTGCCCCTCCGTAATCACGACGCTTCGGGACGGGCCAAACATTGCAAGTCCTCAACAGGTTCTGCTATCGCTACAACTTGTTTGCAGGCTTTCCGTTTCTATCCCTCACAAATCTTTTTTAGAAACACATAAGTCGATAAAAAAGGAGTGTAAATAATGGATTTAAAGTATTGATTTAATGAATGTTATTTTTTTTAGTTAAAAAGTTTTTGATGTCGAATTTATAATTATATTTGGTTTTTTAAATTGGTAAACCAGTATGGTTTTCCAGTAAAGGATTAACTAACCAAAATGATATATTGATGAAAAAAATTACTTTTTTGAAGGGCAAAGTCTCCAAACACTTTTTTGTGTTAATGGGGTTTTTAATTTTTAATGAACTGCAAGCACAAACGACCTATACAAGTGCGAGTACGTTAATCACTGCTGTTAAAGCTGCTGGAACTAATGGAGGAACCTTTATCCTTAAGAATGGAAGTTATGCTGGTTTTCAAGGTGGATTTACTGATATGAATCAAACTACTGCCAACCCGATTATTATAAAAGCAGAAACTGTTGGAGGAGTAACTTTAACTGGAAATTCTTATTTTACTTTTAAAAGATGTGCCAATTTTATCGTTGAGGGTTTTAATATTATAGCAACAGGAAGTAGTACATTGGTAAAACTTGAAGGATCAAATAACATAAGGATAACCAGAAACATATTTGATTTGACTACAACAGTTGCAATCAAATGGGTATATATTGGTGGTGTTTATGATGATATTGTTTATCCTTATACAAACCCGAGTCACCACAACCGAATTGACCACAATGTTTTTCAAAACAAACACACTTCGGGTCATTATATTACTATTGATGGTAATAATTCAAAACACCAATCAACATACGATCAAATTGATCACAACTATTTTAAAGACAATAATCCAAGAGCAGTAAACGAGCAGGAATCGATTAGAGTAGGCTGGAGTGATATGTCAAAATCAAGTGGGTTTACAACGGTTGAATATAATTTATTTGAAGGTTGTGATGGAGATCCTGAGGTATTATCGGTTAAATCATGTGATAACACCATTAGGCATAATACATTTCGTGGAAATTACGGAACGCTTTCTTTTAGACATGGAAATAGAAATAGAGCTGAAGGGAATTATTTCTTTGGAAACGGCAGAGATATTGGAAGTGTTACAGATCCAACTACTGGAGCAGTTACTAATTTGTACACAGGAGGAATGAGAATTTATGGTACAGATCATGTAATTGTCAATAATTATTTTGAAGGATTGAATGGGACCAAATGGGATGCGCCTATTACACTTACGCAAGGTGATGCAATTGAAGGATCAAGTACTGATTTGACTAAGCATTACCGTGCAGAGCGTGTATTTATTGGATATAATACTTTGGTAAATAACGATCAAGGAATTGAAATAGGTTTTACTAACAATAATAATTATACTAAAACAGTAAGTGAGGTTACTATTGCTAATAATTTAATTACAAGTAATCGCAATAGTTTAGTTAAAATAGTAGACGGTAAAGATCAGGGAAGTGCTATTACGTGGTCTAATAATTTGATGTATCCTACAGGAGCTGCAACACTTATTTCTGGAGGAACATCGACTACATTGTCTAATTCAAGTCAAGTAATTGTTGAAAATCCTAATTTATTATTTGATAATGCCACGAGCACTTGGAGAACTTCTGCAACAACTGCATTATATGTAAATACCTTAAACACCGTAAATACAACTACAACAACACTTAATGAAGAAATTGAAGGCAAATCTAGACCTTCAACAAGTAACCCTGGAGCGCATCATTATAGTATAGAGTCAGTTCGTTATATGCCAATGGTTGCTGCAACAGTTGGGCCAACAGCTTATGAGGATATCCCGCTTTCATTATCCCCAATAACAAGTTTTACAATAGCTGGTGAAAATAAAGCAACAACAGTAACGACAAATTTGGCTTGGACAGCAACTGTTGATAGTCCGAGTTGGTTAAGCATTAATAATACTTCAGGAACCGGAAATGGTTCTATCGCAATTACTGCTACTGCTAATACAACTGGTGCAGCAAGAACAGGTCTGTTGACCGTAACGGGTGCTGGTGCTACTCCAGTTACCTTGGCTATAACGCAAGTTGGACCAACACTTACTTTGTCTGCAGTTACTAATTTTATTGCTGGAGGTGAAGCTAAGTCAACAACTGTTACATCAAATGTTGCTTGGACAGCTAATATTGATAATGCCTCTTGGTTAAGTATTAATACTGCTTCTGGAACAAACAATGGGTCAATAACGGTTACAGCTGCTGCAAATACACTTACAACTACTAGAACGGGAACTTTGACCGTAACAGGAAGTTCAATGGCACCAACAACTTTGACCATTACGCAAGCAGGAGTGCCATCGGGAGCTACGCTTATAAATACAGGTGCAGATGGAAATCCTGTTTCAGTAACTGCAACAAACACTCAATCTGGAGTTAATGTTGCAACAAATACTTTGGATAAAAGTACTAGTACAAAATGGTCTGATGACGGTACTGGTGCTCCATTTGGAACATTGACCTATGACCTTGGAGCACAATATACACTAGAATCTATAAAGATTTCAACTACTGGGACTTCTTCTAAATGGTATTATTATGGAATTCAATTCTCTACTGATGGATTGACTTATACAACTCCTGTAAATGTGCAAAGTGCAGCAGCATCTCAAACAACATATGCGATTTATCCTTTTACTAATGTAGCTCGATATGTAAAAATCATTGGAGGTGGTAATAATTCTACTGCATTTACATCTGTTTCAGAAATTGAATTTTGGGGTACAGCGAGTTCATTATCTGTTGATAAAAACCAGCTAAACAATGCTTTTGTGGTGTATCCAAACCCTGCTTCTAGTATTATTAATTTGTACTCTTCAAGTATTAAGACTGCAAGTAAAGTACTAATTTATAGTATGGATGGAAAACAAGTGCTAGATAAAAAGCTTCAAGGTTCTGATTCCAATCATTTTGTTATAGAAATCAACACGTTAGAAAGCGGAACTTATTTGTTGAAGATTTTAGATGATACAAACATGATAGTAGGAACCAAAATGATAATTGTTAGAAATTAAAGTTTTGCGTTTAAAAAGTTTTTCTGTAAGTATTTAAAAACATACTTATGTGTTTGGTTACTAAATGAATATAAAAAACTAAAAATCTTTTTTTAATTAAATAAAATACTTATGTTTGGTATTCCAAATTGGTTATCCAATTTGGAATACCATATAATAATCTAACTTAAAATCTTTAACATTATGAAAACAAAATTACTTAACAAAAATCGAATTGTTCAAGGTGTTGCTGTATTGGCAATGGCTTTGTTATGTTCTAATGCTCAGGCACAACAAGTTATCGGGCAGTTTCCAAATATGATTGGAGGGATTGAAGCAGAATCTACTACTGCTAATTTGCCAGTAGTATCTTCTACGGGTACAACACAATTTGCAAAATGGAGTATAGGATCTTCAAGTAATGCAGTTGTTCAAAAAGCATATTCTGATGGAACTG from Flavobacterium ovatum carries:
- a CDS encoding TonB-dependent receptor — its product is MNFKIKLSLMLMMIFNISLFAQGGYTLSGTVLDAGKMPIPGANVVIANSTKSAATDFDGKFQLEVKKGDVLQFSYIGFKMQSITITNQKTLNVVLVDSSNELEEIVIVGYGSRKKSDITGAVSSIKSEEINAFPLASAEQALQGRAAGVVVQSNNGGEPGAPISIKVRGNTSINAASDPLIVVDGFVGATMPQASDIQSIEVLKDASATAIYGSRGSNGVVMVTTKKGRSGKLTVEMNTNYSVQNTSNRLDLLNAAEFITYKKITNPSFVAGTADTDWQDLLYKTGSTQNHQFSFSGGSDKINFYASANYFKQDGVIINSDFEKLTFLSNIDAQVTDKLKLGFNLFSSRSTKNGVPTQSNGLTANGGGDDVISLMFRFRPDYGVKDPITGLNTTDNIADEVDNPYAIATEAVNNTKADINRSNLYANYDVLKNLTFKTTFGFSTTNETVGSFRPSTLLVTAGRGTGGKAGIANLKKSDILTESYLTYNKEVGKGTLSLLAGYSYQKTTSERFSAGAQKLTDDSFSYYNLAGSAVTVLPTSSFTEQEIESQFGRLNYDYNDKYLLTATVRRDGASNFAANEKYAIFPSGALGWKVSNEDFLKDSQTVSNLKLRASYGVTGNQAISAYQSLPSLSTLYAGIANVPVGAVVPNQAANPNLKWESSYQTNIGLDLGLLNNKISLSLDYYNIDTKDLLLADASQPEYLGFLTLASIRNVGEINNKGFEVSLNTKNITGQDFRWTTDFNWSTNKNKVVKLIGGIDVIQNAAPGFFSNQAGTHILREGEAAGVFYGWDYQGVYQGGTLPAGTATTANAATRQAGDPLFIDVDGSGTITTTDRKIIGDPNPDWNMGITNNFSYKNFDLNIFFQGSYGGDIFNLTRAQLFRGSSNALKEVLNAWTPTNTNTDIPRVIADRREISSRFVEDGSYIRLKNIALGYNLPDNIIEKLGLENLRLSISAQNLLTFSKYSGLDPEVSYFGSGSGSTGQANTTKGFDFGNFPTVKSWNFSLSLKF
- a CDS encoding bifunctional 4-hydroxy-2-oxoglutarate aldolase/2-dehydro-3-deoxy-phosphogluconate aldolase, with amino-acid sequence MAQFTRIEVAQVMKETGLVPLFYHKDIEVSKTVLKACYDGGARLLEFTSRGDFAHEIFSALVKYAVAELPGMVLGVGSVTDAAAASLYMQLGANFIVTPVLREDIAIVCNRRKVMWSPGCGSLTEIAKAEEMGCEVVKLFPGELYGPAFINGIKGPQPWTTIMPTGGVSPTKESLTEWITAGAVCVGMGSKLIKADAQGNFDTAKIEALTRECIDIIKDLKK
- a CDS encoding SDR family NAD(P)-dependent oxidoreductase, translated to MGNLNGKVAVITGATGGIGFAVAKRLGKDGYTVILNGIDDATGAEKVAELTADGITAEYYGFDMTNADAVTENITKIGQKYGKIDALINNTGGIGVRARFEDMTNEEYKFVMALNLDSVFYASRAAIPFLKKGENASIINYTSNAAWNGAGPGAGVYAVSKGGVQSITRALAKDLAEYGIRVNAVSPGTIDTPFHAQIKATKPEVFASWKSSVLLGRLGEPEEVAGVISFLVSDDASFLTAETIQIGGGQALGI
- a CDS encoding sugar kinase; its protein translation is MKKVITFGEILLRLSTDRHLRFSQAESFKATYGGGEFNVAVSLANYGMNAEYVTKIPKNELGISALQEMRKLDVGCNNVLFGGDRLGIYFLETGTSTRASNVIYDRANSSMSTLKKGEINWREILKGATWFHWSGITPALSEDSAEACMEAIEIAHEMGLTISTDLNYRAKLWNYGKQPKEVMPAMLKYSNVILGDIDTAYFMLGLDKVDPDYSKGELLPDLYDTIFKLCPEMQYVATTLRYSVSASHQRIGGVMYDGKKIYNADVQEVTPVVDRVGSGDAFMGGLIYGLNEEPLDKQRALNFAVAACCLKHTISGDYNLVTKGEIEKLLTGDFSGKVSR